The genomic interval TCCGCGCCGCTCACATCCACCACAGGTGTCGAACAAGGCCGACCTCCAGGCTTGACGTGAATGAGGGTAGGGCGGGGGTCTGACAGGTGACTGCGCGCCAGGGGGGCCTTGCCCGCGTCCCCGCGCCGTTCTGCAAGTGTCATTTCCATCTCTGTCCGGGGGTGGATCCTTCCGTCGGTGAACGGCGGACGCGAAGTCTGTGGAGCACTGAACGGTTGATCCGGGTGCGTCGGACGCACATGGAAGAAGCTTGCGGGTAGGGCCAGTCACACGGGGAAGGAATGGGCCTCCATGCGCAGGGAACGGCGAATCATCGGAGTCTTCGGTTCGGGCCAGGAAGAACACCTGGAGCGCGTCATTCCGCTGGCGCGCTGGATTGCCGAGGCGGGGTTCGACCTGCTCACCGGCGCGGGCAGCGGAGTGATGAGGGCCGCGGCGGATGCCTTCGTGCAGGTGGTGGGCAGGCGCGGCATCTCCATCGGCATCGTCCCCGGCACCGTGAAGGACGGCGACTACGTGCCGCGCGAGGGCTACCCCAACCCCGGCGTGGAGCTGGCCATCTACACCCACCTGCCCCTCAGCGGTGAGCGCGGCACCGAACCCCTCAGCCGCAATCACATCAACGTGCTGACCCCGCACGCCCTCGTGTCGCTCCCCGGCGGCGCGGGCACCGCCTCGGAGGCCGCCCTGTGCTCCCGCTACGGCAAGCCCATCATCCTCTTCGGCCCCCTGGAGTCCTTCCGCCGCTTTCCGGCCGAAATCGAACGCACCGACTCGCTCGAACGTGTCACCGAGTTCATTCGCGCCACCATCCTCGAACCTGCTCGCCTCCACGCTCATTGAACTCGATAAACGAGAAATACTTGGATTGGTGGGCCATGCTCGAAGCCGGGGAGAAAGCGACTAGGATGCGGCGACTGGGGGGCATGTACCGCTCCACGTTGAAGGCCCGGGTTTCGCGTCGTCTCGCGTGCGTCGACATGATTAGCGCCGACTATCCACTGGCAAGCTGGTTCCTCGCCGTCTCGACGACGTTCTTCCGCTGGGTCTTCGCGCTGCCGCTGCTGCTGATTCCCTTGCGTCGGGCGCGGTGGTACGGCTGGGGCCACGTGTGGGGGGCGCTGCGAAAGGCTCAGCCGATGTCGGAGACCGTGGAGACGTTCCTCTACGCCGGGGTGGGTGTGATGGCGCTGTGGCTTCGCTTCCGGATGTTGGGCTGAGGGCGCCTGCATGTTGGCGGACATCGACCTGGTCCTCTCCTCGCTGCGCCCGTACATCCCCGGCGCGCTGATTCGCAGGCTGGCTCACACGGAGGCACATGCGCTGCCGCCGGTGGAGCCGGTGCGTGGCGCCATCCTGGTGCTGGACATCGCGGGCTTCACGCCCATCGTCGTGGGGCTGAGCGGCGAGGGGCCGCGTGGCATCGACGCGCTCCAGCACCTGCTGCGCAGCTACTACACGGAGATGATCGACGTCGTGAAGGCGCACGGCGGAGACATCTACCAGTTCGCGGGAGACTCCATCCTGGCGTGCTTCGAGCCCGTCGCGGGCGAAGGGGACACGGAGGCGGTGTCGCGCGCGTCGCGGTGCGCGCTGGACATGCAGCGGCGGCTCGCCCGCTTCTCGCGGTTGGAGTTGTTGGGGCAGCGCTTCGGGGTGTCCTCTCGCATCGGCGTGGGCGTGGGTGAGTCGCACCGCATCGTCCTGGGGACGACGGGCATGTGGATGCACCCGGCGCTCATCGGCCGGCCGCTGGAGCAGGCCGTCGCCGCGGAGAAGCGGGCCCGGGTGGGCGAGGTCCTCTTGAGCCCGGAGGCGTGGGCGCTCCTGCCGGACCTGGCGCGCGTGGGCGAGGAGCGCGATGGCGCCTTCCGCCTGGAGCCGTCCGTGCCGCTGGAGGCGCGCCCGCCGCCGTCCGTCGCCACGCCAGGAGGGGAGGAGCTGGTGGGGCGCTGCGCCCTCCTGCTTCACCCGGTGCTCTTCACGCGCATCACCGCCGCGCACCAGGAGCTGGGCGGAGACTTCCGCGACCTCACCTGCTTCTTCCTGAGGTTCAGGACGGACCATTCGACCTCGGAGGTCGAGGGATTCACCCGCCAGCTCAACGCCTTCTACGAGTACGTCCAGCGCGAGAGCGCGCACCACGGCGGCGTGCTCCTGATGACGGACTTCACGGACAAGGGCAATGTCCTCTACGTCCTCTTCGGCGCGCCCACCGCGCTGCAGAACAAGGAAGTGCTGGCCAGCAGGCTCGCGTGCAAGATTCTGCGCGAGCGCGAGAACTTCCCCTATGTGCGCGAGCTCCAGATTGGCATCGCCACCGGGCACGCGTACTTCGGAGACATGGGCTCGCCCTTCCGCAAGGGCTACTCCGCGCTGGGCGAGGTGGTGAACCTGGCCGCGCGGTTGATGACGTACTCGAGCTCGATGGGCATCCACATCGACGCGCACACGGAGCGCAAGCTCCAGCAGGGCGGCTTCACCACGGAGTTCGTGGAGGACGCGACGCTCAAGGGAGTCTCCCGCGCGGTGCCCGTGTACCGGCTCAAGGGCGAGGTGCGCCGCAGCCTCACCGTCAAGGGCCGGGGCGGCATCATCGGCCGGGGACGTGAGTTGTCGCGGTTGCAGTCGGCGGTGGAGGAGTCGCTGGGCGGCAATGGCCGGCTGTGTGTCGTGTCGGGTGAGCCGGGCATCGGCAAGTCGCGCCTGGGCGCCAAGGTGGTGGAGGACGCGGAGTCGCGGGGGGCTCGAAGCCTGTACGGCATCTGCTACTCGTACGAGATGTTCACGCCCTTCTTCCCCTGGAAGGAGGTGCTCGTGCAGCTCTTCGGCCTGCACGAGGGCGACGACGTGGACACCCAGCGCGGGCGGTTGCGCCAGGGCTTGGACGGGTTGGAGGACGTGGGCCCGGAGTGGGTCCCGGTGGTGGCCAACCTCCTGGGGCTGGGCATGCAGGAGGACGTGTCCACGGCGGCCATGGACGCGCGCCACAAGAACCAGAAGGTCTTTGAAATCATCTTCAAGCTCCTGGACAAGCACTCGCGCGAAACGCCGCTGCTGCTCTTCTTCGAGGACCTCCACTGGGCGGACAACATCTCCGTCGACCTCATCGAATACGTGGCGGCCCGGCTCGCGCCGCTGCGGCTGACGCTGCTGGTGACGACGCGGCCCGGAGACCCGCTGCGCAACGTGGGGGACGTGTCGGGGCTGCGCCGGTTGGACCTGTCCAGCCTGGAGGACGAGGACACCCGGACGCTCCTGCGCGTCCACCTGCGCATGGACCCGCCGGACGTGATGCTGGAGGACCTGCTCCTGTCCAAGGTGCAGGGCAATCCGTTCTTCGCGGAGTCCATCGTCCAGGGATTGGTGGAAGGCGGCTACCTGGGGCCGGTGGCGCCGGGGATTCAGCGGCGGGAGCTCAAGCGCGGGTTGCAGACGCTGGTGCTGCCGGACTCCATCCAGGACGTGGTGCTCGCGCGCATCGACTTGTTGGGCGAGACGGAGAAGCTGGTGGTGAAGGTGGCCTCCGTCATCGGCCGCATCTTCACGTTGGACGCGGTGGCGGCGCTGGCGCCCGGCCCGCTGTCGCGTCAGCGGCTGCGCACGGCCATCGACACGCTGACGAACCTGGGCCTCATCCTGACGGAGGTGGAGGAGCCCCTCACCAGCATCTTCAAGCACATCGTCATCCGCGACGCGGCCTACAACACGCTGATGGTGTCGGCGCGGGAGGATTTGCACCGGCGGCTGGCGCGCTTCCTGGAAGCTCGGGCAGGAGAGAACCCGGTGGCCTCCGCGGGCATCCTCGCCTTCCACTTCCTCGCGGGCAACGACGAGGTGAAGGGCCTGGAGTACACGCTGCTCGCGGCGCGCAGCGCCCGGGACCAGTACGCCAACGACGACGCCGTCCACCACTACAACAAGGCGATTGAAATCCTGGCGACCACGGTGTCGCTGGACCCGGACGAGGTGCTCGTCAAGACGCGCCGGGTGATGCAGGAGCTGGCGGAGACGCTGCTGCAAGCGGGCAACTACGCGGGCGCCATCCACATGTTCGAGCAGTGCCTGGCGGACGAGGACCAGCAGGCGCGCCGAGCGGAGCTGCACCTGGGCTTGGGGCGCGCGCACCAGGAGAAGGGCGAGTCCAAGCGGGCCATCCAGGAACTGGAGCGGGCCATGGTGCTGATGGGCCTGCGCCTGCCCAG from Myxococcus stipitatus carries:
- a CDS encoding molybdenum cofactor carrier protein; the protein is MRRERRIIGVFGSGQEEHLERVIPLARWIAEAGFDLLTGAGSGVMRAAADAFVQVVGRRGISIGIVPGTVKDGDYVPREGYPNPGVELAIYTHLPLSGERGTEPLSRNHINVLTPHALVSLPGGAGTASEAALCSRYGKPIILFGPLESFRRFPAEIERTDSLERVTEFIRATILEPARLHAH
- a CDS encoding AAA family ATPase; the protein is MLADIDLVLSSLRPYIPGALIRRLAHTEAHALPPVEPVRGAILVLDIAGFTPIVVGLSGEGPRGIDALQHLLRSYYTEMIDVVKAHGGDIYQFAGDSILACFEPVAGEGDTEAVSRASRCALDMQRRLARFSRLELLGQRFGVSSRIGVGVGESHRIVLGTTGMWMHPALIGRPLEQAVAAEKRARVGEVLLSPEAWALLPDLARVGEERDGAFRLEPSVPLEARPPPSVATPGGEELVGRCALLLHPVLFTRITAAHQELGGDFRDLTCFFLRFRTDHSTSEVEGFTRQLNAFYEYVQRESAHHGGVLLMTDFTDKGNVLYVLFGAPTALQNKEVLASRLACKILRERENFPYVRELQIGIATGHAYFGDMGSPFRKGYSALGEVVNLAARLMTYSSSMGIHIDAHTERKLQQGGFTTEFVEDATLKGVSRAVPVYRLKGEVRRSLTVKGRGGIIGRGRELSRLQSAVEESLGGNGRLCVVSGEPGIGKSRLGAKVVEDAESRGARSLYGICYSYEMFTPFFPWKEVLVQLFGLHEGDDVDTQRGRLRQGLDGLEDVGPEWVPVVANLLGLGMQEDVSTAAMDARHKNQKVFEIIFKLLDKHSRETPLLLFFEDLHWADNISVDLIEYVAARLAPLRLTLLVTTRPGDPLRNVGDVSGLRRLDLSSLEDEDTRTLLRVHLRMDPPDVMLEDLLLSKVQGNPFFAESIVQGLVEGGYLGPVAPGIQRRELKRGLQTLVLPDSIQDVVLARIDLLGETEKLVVKVASVIGRIFTLDAVAALAPGPLSRQRLRTAIDTLTNLGLILTEVEEPLTSIFKHIVIRDAAYNTLMVSAREDLHRRLARFLEARAGENPVASAGILAFHFLAGNDEVKGLEYTLLAARSARDQYANDDAVHHYNKAIEILATTVSLDPDEVLVKTRRVMQELAETLLQAGNYAGAIHMFEQCLADEDQQARRAELHLGLGRAHQEKGESKRAIQELERAMVLMGLRLPSGWFSVVARTLLAFGLHLLYGLFPWLVRPLGSSKPLYMLRLSTIIALIKIYYFKDISKLTWATFVASCLAERTRWERGMSLASSSYGALLFGSGFLGLSKRWCMRALDYARRARDPAAEGIALSRLATLAVFTNDLSRGTQYAEQAMALLRHVRDMWEVQTALMMLGASHFFSSRFEGAERIFVEMGKTGADLHALMHQGWAHSWVPMCRYLRGEGDVGELCAELEQGLRISIEVQDLANQCASLNHLVNVTVREHQVEEAGLMAVRANEALWRYPVLVPFLQIGLVGAAEGALFALEQGAMAVPKETLWRIVQRCLFKARLLARRYPYLKGPALRMTARALALKKGARAAEPLFLRAIACLEDTPNRWETGVAYHDAAVALPHRRAEFVTRARDIFESIGARAELRRLDRLEAEQGASPAVVEEPRAVALR